Proteins found in one Aspergillus chevalieri M1 DNA, chromosome 2, nearly complete sequence genomic segment:
- the TOP3 gene encoding DNA topoisomerase 3 (BUSCO:EOG09260XL0;~COG:L;~EggNog:ENOG410PJ78;~InterPro:IPR034144,IPR006171,IPR003602,IPR003601, IPR013826,IPR013824,IPR013825,IPR023406,IPR013497, IPR000380,IPR023405;~PFAM:PF01131,PF01751;~go_function: GO:0003677 - DNA binding [Evidence IEA];~go_function: GO:0003916 - DNA topoisomerase activity [Evidence IEA];~go_function: GO:0003917 - DNA topoisomerase type I (single strand cut, ATP-independent) activity [Evidence IEA];~go_process: GO:0006265 - DNA topological change [Evidence IEA]) gives MSRILCVAEKPAIAKAVAQHLSGGSFQTVSIRGSPYVKNYLFDFNFGNPWGTCSVTMTSVIGHLTALDFESNYRGWTSCPPGALFEAPVQESVAHDKKAVARNIAEQAARSKALFIWTDCDREGEHIGTEVRKEARRGNARILVKRAKFSNTERAHVLQAARALIELDELQANAVAARIELDLRIGAAFTRLQTLQLQNLSPILAEQPISYGSCQFPTLGFVVDRYLRVKNFKREKFWGIKVMYTRDDVKVNFLWRRVHLFDRAAVTIMLERCLAVKKAKVVKVNQKPTSKWRPLPLTTVDLQMMGSRYLRMDSQKIMKIAEGLYTKGFISYPRTETDQFDKAIDLKKLVEKQFPDNNWGQYARDLINGKFRTPRSGRHNDRAHPPIHPVCWVAPSALPTADDRKVYEFVVRRFLACCSEDAKGQSTEIEIQYGDEFFHANGLTVLERNYLDVYVYDKWESSQQLPKFEPGEMFEPTEAKIFDGKTSPPNYLTEPELIGLMDANGIGTDATMAEHIAKIKDRQYVATRNRGSGRSSVQELIPTQLGVALVEGYDNVVTGLPDSPSLSKPFLRKEMELRMREICAGTKTRQQVVFESLDMYREVFIHTQRRINMLKDACRKYLIEGAMS, from the exons ATGTCACGAATCCTATGTGTGGCCGAAAAGCCAGCCATTGCAAAGGCCGTGGCTCAACATCTGTCCGGAGGATCCTTTCAAACA GTCTCGATTCGCGGAAGTCCATATGTTAAGAATTATCTCTTTGACTTCAACTTCGGGAACCCTTGGGGCACCTGTTCGGTTACCATGACCAGCGTTATCGGTCACTTGACAGCCCTCGACTTTGAAAGTAACTATAGGGGATGGACATCCTGTCCGCCTGGGGCGCTGTTTGAGGCTCCAGTACAAGAGTCTGTGGCCCAT GATAAGAAAGCAGTCGCACGAAACATCGCGGAACAGGCTGCGCGATCCAAAGCCCTGTTTATCTGGACCGACTGTGATAGAGAAGGAGAGCATATCGGCACAGAAGTCCGGAAAGAGGCACGGCGAGGGAATGCACGAATTCTGGTCAAGCGGGCGAAATTCAGTAATACTGAAAGGGC TCACGTCCTACAGGCTGCTCGGGCATTGATTGAGCTTGATGAACTTCAAGCCAACGCTGTAGCTGCGAGAATCGAATTGGATTTGCGAATTGGGGCCGCATTTACGCGTCTACAAACCCTACAGCTGCAGAACCTCTCACCAATCCTAGCAGAACAACCCATTAGTTATG GATCCTGCCAATTCCCCACACTAGGCTTCGTCGTCGACCGCTACTTACGAGTGAAGAACTTCAAACGGGAGAAATTCTGGGGCATCAAAGTAATGTACACCCGAGACGATGTCAAAGTCAATTTTCTCTGGAGACGGGTCCATCTATTCGACAGAGCCGCCGTGACAATCATGCTCGAACGGTGTCTGGCAGTAAAGAAGGCCAAGGTCGTCAAGGTGAACCAGAAGCCTACCAGCAAATGGAGGCCTTTGCCATTGACGACGGTGGATTTGCAAATGATGGGAAGTCGATATCTGCGTATGGACAGTCAGAAAATCATGAAG ATCGCAGAGGGTCTTTACACGAAAGGTTTCATCAGCTATCCGCGTACAGAAACAGACCAGTTCGACAAGGCCATTGATCTGAAGAAGCTCGTTGAGAAGCAATTCCCCGATAATAACTGGGGCCAATATGCACGAGA CCTCATCAACGGCAAATTTAGAACTCCCCGCTCAGGCCGCCACAACGACCGTGCTCATCCCCCAATCCATCCGGTCTGCTGGGTCGCACCATCGGCGCTTCCCACCGCAGACGATCGAAAAGTCTACGAGTTCGTCGTCCGGCGGTTCCTTGCCTGCTGCTCTGAAGACGCTAAGGGCCAAAGCACGGAGATCGAAATCCAGTACGGCGACGAGTTCTTCCACGCCAACGGGCTGACCGTCTTGGAAAGAAACTATCTGGATGTATACGTGTACGATAAATGGGAGAGCAGCCAGCAGCTGCCGAAATTCGAACCAGGGGAGATGTTTGAGCCCACGGAGGCCAAGATCTTTGATGGAAAGACGTCGCCTCCGAATTATTTGACTGAACCTGAACTTATTGGTCTTATGGATGCGAATGGTATCGGCACCGATGCTACCATGGCCGAGCACATTGCTAAGATCAAGGACCGGCAATACGTCGCAACACGGAATCGAGGATCAGGTCGGAGTTCGGTGCAGGAACTCATCCCGACGCAGCTGGGTGTCGCGTTGGTTGAGGGATATGATAATGTCGTGACTGGATTGCCGGATAGTCCTTCGTTGAGTAAACCGTTTCTGCGTAAGGAGATGGAACTGCGCATGCGAGAGATTTGTGCGGGAACCAAGACACGGCAACAGGTTGTCTTTGAGAGTCTCGATATGTATCGGGAGGTGTTTATCCATACGCAGAGACGGATCAATATGCTCAAGGATGCTTGTCGGAAGTATCTAATAGAGGGTGCGATGTCGTGA
- a CDS encoding uncharacterized protein (TransMembrane:1 (i144-163o)), whose amino-acid sequence MDLTILTVVFLTSNLWGMYHRVPFTNISPSRSFLERAVSSFQLTGAVYTLQEMHPIIFPEILQERHDTRINGHTLFPPEIDIDDIIKRVMDEYMVSRNVTNISPCWAPTGAVGSDGEFDPHVIGIHLRKCLHPRLDSHNGVVKAVWEGLALAFLGFSFLFFIWKENNKTTVDTTPNNNSSDSLATIVQTLLQDRLSSPNSLSRDELVSILNGFMSNITSNITDDIASLKANMGEIADVLNSIRERIQPGYEAIQDIIENVYNELSSQMEQVNASVACSRLIDDYNKISTTHLYDLISSIDGIIEVQRDIASILVQQAEREEYGTVACHSGIKSVNESSSQVSSTFPLTHPNYADIERLIQGLTTDFDELQGSIQPVIASSNCTSQLLEDFVERVLSIQLATSLVPFDVEATFRELNRFREKQEALEANINQVILSSSNEVSEMDIQALNASFQSMDERVAALEQLIATNCTLDPTKEGSTNNVDGLVAIIHNLEEANQHLTSRLVIAESNLQKVAHHDAEINRIRKRIVHDGKFFSYATDAKNISLEELAKTFKNHVERFKSETQWLAEQVYPMAEHTARLDRLERSNKNNYAHLLECMKKLGVQLRLDAGDDVEKMLASMGVKVPNNNVVGGIQGERKEEIKETQADTCTPVVSQERENNKKESPAPERKSDLESSRWAATPSSEPALASPAPKNSGLESLRWAGEQSKPAPSTPRSQGLRSSRWASVSEASPASRNAKNNSRLGSSKWAPKSAPTSPGPRKSTGLQSSRWAS is encoded by the coding sequence ATGGATTTAACTATCCTAACCGTCGTTTTCCTCACCTCCAACCTCTGGGGCATGTATCACCGTGTCCCCTTCACCAATATCAGCCCTTCACGATCGTTCCTCGAGCGAGCCGTCAGTTCTTTTCAGCTCACCGGCGCCGTCTACACTCTCCAGGAAATGCATCCTATTATTTTCCCCGAGATTTTACAGGAGCGTCACGACACCCGGATCAATGGACATACTCTTTTTCCACCTGAAATCGATATCGATGATATTATCAAGCGCGTCATGGACGAGTACATGGTCAGTCGAAATGTGACCAATATATCCCCGTGTTGGGCTCCTACTGGCGCTGTTGGCAGTGATGGGGAATTCGATCCGCATGTTATTGGTATACATTTGAGAAAATGTCTTCATCCGCGATTGGACTCGCATAATGGAGTGGTAAAAGCGGTTTGGGAGGGTCTTGCGTTGGCGTTTCTTGGGTTCTCGTTTCTATTctttatttggaaggagaaTAACAAAACAACTGTGGATACAACTCCGAATAACAACTCCAGTGATTCCCTTGCAACTATTGTCCAGACACTGCTCCAGGATCGCTTGTCGTCGCCAAACTCCTTATCCCGTGATGAACTTGTCAGCATCTTAAACGGTTTTATGTCGAACATCACGTCAAACATTACCGATGACATCGCATCCCTCAAGGCGAACATGGGAGAAATTGCGGACGTCTTAAACAGCATAAGGGAGCGCATTCAGCCTGGATACGAAGCAATTCAGGATATTATCGAAAATGTCTACAACGAACTGTCAAGTCAAATGGAACAAGTCAACGCATCAGTCGCCTGCTCGAGATTGATCGACGATTACAACAAAATTTCGACCACGCACCTTTACGATCTAATTTCTAGTATCGATGGTATAATTGAGGTTCAGAGGGACATTGCCAGCATTCTGGTACAACAAGCAGAGCgcgaagagtacggtactGTTGCCTGCCACTCGGGTATAAAAAGCGTCAATGAGTCTTCCTCCCAAGTCTCTTCTACTTTCCCTTTGACACATCCCAACTACGCTGATATCGAGCGGTTGATTCAAGGATTGACCACAGATTTCGACGAATTACAGGGTAGTATACAGCCGGTTATAGCATCCAGTAACTGCACCTCTCAGCTGCTTGAAGATTTTGTGGAACGTGTGCTGTCCATCCAACTGGCTACTAGTTTGGTGCCTTTTGACGTGGAAGCCACCTTTAGAGAGCTTAACAGGTTTAGGGAGAAACAGGAAGCTCTGGAAGCTAACATTAACCAAGTCATCCTCTCGAGCTCTAACGAAGTATCCGAGATGGACATCCAGGCTCTTAACGCCAGCTTCCAGAGTATGGACGAACGCGTCGCTGCTCTTGAGCAGTTGATTGCTACGAATTGCACCTTGGATCCGACTAAGGAGGGAAGTACTAACAATGTTGATGGTCTCGTTGCGATTATTCACAACCTCGAAGAGGCCAATCAGCATCTTACAAGTCGGCTGGTCATAGCCGAAAGCAACCTACAAAAAGTCGCTCACCACGATGCCGAGATCAATCGGATCCGGAAGCGCATCGTCCACGATGGCAAGTTCTTTAGCTATGCCACGGATGCTAAGAACATCAGTCTGGAGGAACTTGCCAAAACCTTCAAGAACCACGTTGAGCGATTCAAGTCTGAAACACAGTGGCTTGCAGAGCAGGTCTACCCTATGGCTGAACATACAGCCAGACTTGACCGACTCGAGAGGAGTAACAAGAATAATTATGCCCACCTCCTCGAGTGCATGAAGAAACTTGGAGTCCAACTCCGGCTTGATGCGGGAGATGACGTTGAGAAGATGCTTGCGTCCATGGGCGTCAAGGTCCCTAATAACAACGTCGTCGGGGGAATTCAGGGGGAAAGGAAGGAGGAGATCAAGGAAACACAGGCAGATACCTGCACCCCTGTCGTCTCGCAAGAGAGGGAAAACAACAAGAAAGAGTCCCCCGCCCCAGAAAGGAAGTCCGACTTGGAATCATCCCGCTGGGCTGCAACACCTAGCAGCGAGCCAGCTCTAGCATCTCCAGCTCCAAAGAACAGTGGACTGGAGTCATTACGATGGGCGGGGGAACAGTCAAAACCAGCGCCCTCCACTCCTAGAAGCCAGGGTCTGAGGTCATCGAGATGGGCCTCGGTGTCAGAAGCATCTCCAGCATCACGGAATGCTAAGAACAACTCGAGGCTCGGTTCCTCAAAATGGGCTCCTAAATCGGCGCCAACCAGCCCAGGCCCAAGGAAAAGTACGGGTCTACAGTCCTCGAGATGGGCCTCTtaa
- a CDS encoding uncharacterized protein (COG:S;~EggNog:ENOG410PQZ2;~InterPro:IPR011042;~SECRETED:SignalP(1-17)) — protein MFLRTLTFLALLTWALAASVLTLYQFPNKGAFIDNLVIRKNGHILLTRIDFPQVWSVDPFTKIGTVVHDFSYGNSTITSCFGIAEVHPESDIFAVVTGSFDATSFSSIPGSFEIWKLDVSGREPAVSPLVAIPEAKALSAVIKYGDLLLIADSPDGAIWRVNLRTNEYAKAIEHESMLPAPNAPPMGVNGIRVQNGFLYYASTTREEFRRVAINAHGEAIGPFEIIASGTALDNFDLDVDGTAYMATNAENSITKISPNGKVETIAGGKSSRELPGPTSCVLKGKKLYVGTNGGITAPVDGMFTEQGKVATIQLP, from the coding sequence ATGTTCCTCCGCACCCTCACCTTCCTTGCCCTCCTCACTTGGGCCCTCGCCGCGTCCGTGCTGACACTCTACCAATTCCCCAACAAAGGCGCCTTCATCGATAACCTCGTCATCCGAAAAAATGGCCATATACTTCTCACGCGAATCGACTTTCCCCAAGTCTGGTCCGTCGACCCATTTACCAAAATCGGAACTGTCGTGCACGATTTCAGCTACGGCAACTCTACCATAACCAGCTGCTTTGGCATTGCCGAGGTACACCCTGAATCAGACATCTTCGCCGTGGTGACCGGTAGCTTCGACGCGACTAGTTTCTCGTCGATCCCAGGGTCGTTTGAGATATGGAAGCTGGATGTCAGCGGACGTGAACCGGCGGTGTCTCCGTTGGTGGCTATTCCTGAAGCGAAGGCATTGAGTGCTGTGATTAAATACGGGGATCTACTCCTGATTGCGGATAGTCCAGACGGCGCAATATGGCGCGTTAACCTCCGCACGAACGAATATGCCAAAGCCATCGAGCACGAATCGATGTTGCCCGCACCGAACGCGCCGCCGATGGGGGTCAACGGTATCCGGGTTCAAAACGGCTTTTTGTACTACGCAAGTACTACGAGAGAGGAGTTCCGACGGGTAGCTATCAATGCGCACGGAGAAGCTATAGGGCCGTTCGAGATAATCGCCAGCGGTACCGCTCTGGATAATTTTGATCTGGATGTGGATGGTACAGCGTACATGGCCACGAACGCGGAGAACTCAATTACCAAGATCTCACCAAATGGGAAGGTTGAAACTATTGCTGGAGGTAAGTCGTCGAGGGAATTGCCAGGGCCGACATCCTGTGTCCtgaaggggaagaagctCTATGTCGGTACAAACGGGGGTATCACTGCGCCGGTTGATGGTATGTTTACGGAGCAAGGGAAGGTTGCAACTATTCAGCTTCCTTAG
- the arp1 gene encoding scytalone dehydratase arp1 (COG:S;~EggNog:ENOG410PMMB;~InterPro:IPR004235,IPR032710;~PFAM:PF02982,PF13577;~go_function: GO:0030411 - scytalone dehydratase activity [Evidence IEA];~go_process: GO:0006582 - melanin metabolic process [Evidence IEA]), whose protein sequence is MAKTQVEFHDFLDLQKVVFDWADSYDSKDWDRLRGIVAPNLTVDYTQIGLRKWDPMPAEEYLQMVSSPDFLGDPTIKTQHLLGATVWEKISDDFVIGHHQLRAAHLVYTDPGLSEVKLKGHSHATNEHYYRKVDGVWKFAGLKPTVRFNEDRFDDVFKATQ, encoded by the exons ATGGCGAAGACTCAAGTCGAATTTCACG ATTTCCTGGACCTGCAAAAGGTCGTCTTCGACTGGGCTGACAGCTATGACTCCAAA GACTGGGACCGTCTCCGCGGTATCGTCGCCCCGAACCTCACCGTCGACTATACCCAAATCGGCCTCCGAAAATGGGACCCCATGCCTGCTGAGGAGTACCTCCAGATGGTATCCAGCCCCGACTTCCTTGGCGACCCGACAATTAAGACGCAACATCTACTGGGTGCCACTGTTTGGGAGAAGATTTCGGATGACTTTGTCATTGGCCACCACCAGCTGCGAGCGGCGCACCTGGTCTATACTGATCCTGGGTTGAGTGAGGTGAAGCTTAAGGGGCATTCGCATGCGACGAATGAGCATTACTACCGGAAGGTAGATGGGGTGTGGAAGTTTGCGGGCTTGAAACCGACGGTGAGGTTCAATGAGGACCGGTTTGATGATGTTTTTAAGGCGACGCAGTGA
- the arp2 gene encoding hydroxynaphthalene reductase arp2 (COG:Q;~EggNog:ENOG410PKZ4;~InterPro:IPR002347,IPR036291,IPR020904;~PFAM:PF00106,PF13561,PF08659;~go_function: GO:0016491 - oxidoreductase activity [Evidence IEA];~go_process: GO:0055114 - oxidation-reduction process [Evidence IEA]) encodes MVALTPQTFTGKVALVTGGGRGIGAGIATELAHRGAQVAINYAHSRDSAQKVVDTIAATGAQAAAFQADLTKLEEIESLFKQVTAHFGRLDIVVSNSGRESFMPLPETTLEAFNDVFDLNTRAQFFVAKNAYDYISPGGRVILMSSIAAGVGVPGHALYAGSKAAVEGFTRCFAADFGKKKCTVNTIAPAGVKSDMWLQNSWRYAPGCDKGSSLDDIETALANGSPLSRCGVPEDIGRVVCLLASPEGEWINGQIIPVNGGANI; translated from the exons ATGGTTGCCCTCACTCCCCAGACCTTCACCGGCAAAGTCGCCCTCGTCACCGGCGGTGGCCGTGGCATTGGCGCCGGAATCGCAACGGAGCTCGCCCATCGAGGTGCCCAAGTCGCCATCAACTACGCCCACAGCCGCGACTCTGCCCAGAAAGTGGTCGACACCATCGCCGCAACAGGCGCACAAGCAGCCGCCTTCCAAGCGGACCTGACCAAGCTCGAGGAAATCGAAAGCCTCTTTAAGCAGGTCACCGCTCATTTCGGTCGTCTGGATATCGTCGTCTCCAACTCTGGCCGCGAGTCCTTCATGCCGCTGCCCGAGACAACCCTTGAGGCCTTCAACGATGTCTTCGACCTCAACACCCGCGCACAGTTCTTTGTCGCCAAGAACGCCTACGACTACATTTCCCCTGGTGGCCGTGTGATTCTCATGTCGTCTATCGCCGCCGGTGTGGGTGTCCCCGGACACGCACTGTATGCAGGAAGCAAGGCGGCGGTTGAGGGATTTACGCGCTGCTTTGCGGCAGActttggaaagaagaaatgcACAGTCAACACGATTGCTCCTGCGGGGGTAAAAAGTGACATGTGGTTGCAGAATTCGTGGCGTTATGCCCCTGGCTGCGACAAGGGGTCATCGTTGGATGATATCGAGACTGCCCTTGCTAATGGAAGTCCGCTGAGCCGGTGTGGAGTACCGGAGGACATTGGCCGCGTGGTTTGCCTGCTGGCCAGTCCTGAGGGTGAATGGATCAATG GGCAAATTATTCCGGTTAATGGTGGAGCGAACATCTAA
- the ayg1 gene encoding heptaketide hydrolyase ayg1 (COG:O;~EggNog:ENOG410PJP9;~InterPro:IPR010520,IPR029058;~PFAM:PF06500,PF00326), whose amino-acid sequence MGWILGEKFNTVYPHKGSIKVLWESRWKFACEKSIYPFHDGSIEDFEPIFQHLIGKNINDAATNEYTHTFLPVASNLEKKAEEAIRNNQTDKASDYLRRAAVVYRISRFPYIDYTNKNDKNDIKWHAFNRQKQVYLKAASFWKPTINEIIIPHTHRSSIDGEHIPIYTRFPDEARAGNPVPVVLLLTGLDGYRPDNSQRTHEIISRGWAAVVCEIPGTADCPADAADPDSPDRLLSSVLDYMASRPELDTNKVVVWGLSAGGFYAIRAAHTHRARLAGAIAHGPGSHYFLDPEWLSKVNDHEYPFLLTPAWAKKYGYDNDADFAKHAQKKFSLVETGIVDQPSCRLLLLNGVNDGVTPIEDCLVLFNHGSSPKEGRFFEGLPHMGYPNSLPVSYQWLEEVLGKKDVKN is encoded by the exons ATGGGTTGGATCCTCGGAGAGAAGTTCAACACTGTTTACCCCCACAAGGGTTCTATCAAGGTCTTGTGGGAGTCTCGTTGGAAGTTTGCC TGCGAGAAATCCATCTACCCCTTCCACGATGGCAGCATCGAGGACTTTGAGCCTATCTTTCAGCACTTGATTGGG AAAAACATTAATGACGCAGCCACAAATGAATATACCCACACTTTCCTTCCAGTCGCCTCGAACCTCGAAAAGAAAGCCGAGGAAGCCATCCGCAACAACCAAACTGACAAAGCATCCGACTATCTTCGCCGCGCTGCCGTTGTCTACCGTATCTCCCGCTTCCCCTATATTGATTACACGAACAAAAACGACAaaaatgatatcaaatggCATGCTTTCAACCGCCAGAAACAGGTCTACCTGAAAGCCGCCTCCTTCTGGAAGCCCACCATCAATGAAATCATCATTCCGCACACTCACCGCTCCTCTATCGATGGCGAGCATATCCCTATCTACACGCGCTTCCCTGACGAGGCTCGCGCAGGTAACCCCGTCCCCGTTGTGCTGCTGTTGACAGGTCTTGATGGCTACAGACCTGATAACAGCCAGCGTACGCATGAGATCATCTCGCGCGGCTGGGCGGCCGTTGTTTGTGAGATTCCAGGGACGGCGGATTGTCCTGCTGATGCGGCGGATCCGGACTCACCAGATCGGTTGCTGAGCAGTGTGCTTGATTACATGGCGTCGAGGCCCGAGTTAGACACCAACAAAGTTGTTGTTTGGGGATTGAGCGCGGGTGGTTTCTACGCTATTCGCGCTGCGCATACGCACCGTGCGAGATTGGCTGGTGCTATTGCCCATGGACCGGGAAGTCACTACTTCTTGGATCCGGAGTGGTTGAGCAAAGTGAATGACCATGAATATCCGTTCTT GTTAACCCCAGCCTGGGCAAAGAAGTACGGTTACGACAACGATGCCGACTTCGCCAAACATGCACAGAAGAAGTTCtctctcgtcgagactggTATTGTCGACCAGCCCAGCTGTCGACTTCTGCTTCTGAACGGCGTTAACGACGGTGTTACTCCTATCGAGGACTGCCTTGTCCTGTTCAATCATGGTAGCTCGCCCAAGGAAGGACGGTTCTTCGAGGGTCTGCCACATATGGGATACCCGAACAGTTTACCGGTGTCTTACCAGTGGTTGGAAGAAGTtctggggaagaaggatGTGAAGAATTGA
- the abr1 gene encoding multicopper oxidase abr1 (CAZy:AA1;~COG:Q;~EggNog:ENOG410Q1FT;~InterPro:IPR008972,IPR011707,IPR011706,IPR033138, IPR044130,IPR001117;~PFAM:PF00394,PF07731,PF07732;~SECRETED:SignalP(1-19);~go_function: GO:0005507 - copper ion binding [Evidence IEA];~go_function: GO:0016491 - oxidoreductase activity [Evidence IEA];~go_process: GO:0006811 - ion transport [Evidence IEA];~go_process: GO:0055114 - oxidation-reduction process [Evidence IEA]), whose product MAKAAVLFGLSWLAQSALAKDVHLSWNITWVNAAPNGHSRPVIGINGEWPCPQVDVDLGDRLIVDVYNGLGNQTTGIHWHGFRQYMTGTMDGSSDVTQCPLAPGSKMTYDFMANQTGTYWYHSHNMGQYPDGLRGSLIVHDPVPPIGFDDEFTLTFTDWYNEQMPTLLNIYQSEANGDAYGGREPLPNATLINDASDAKIKVEPNKTYLVHIVCLGNWPGHTWFFEGHDMTVVEVDGVYTVPYPVSDKKLRITTGQRMSVLIRTKPDISRNYAIWDTTDVNMMFFYEHRDIPAGFNPNATAWLVYDEAKELPPAPPVHNLDPSLDFIDDVEFVPLDREPLLEPVDKQIILHTGSAEINGVSRFTINRQTYRAPEVPTLYTALTADDPMDEAIYGQVNPMVVNYGEVVEIVINNHHSNLHPWHLHGHRFQVLQRSAVDGGMFNGYFTNISSSPVQRDTIMVQNNGHSVIRFRADNPDKFPNTNRN is encoded by the exons ATGGCCAAAGCAGCCGTGCTCTTCGGCCTCTCCTGGCTAGCCCAGTCGGCACTCGCCAAAGACGTCCATCTTTCCTGGAACATCACCTGGGTTAACGCAGCTCCTAATGGCCACTCGCGTCCCGTGATTGGAATTAACGGAGAATGGCCTTGTCCACAGGTTGATGTCGACTTGGGTGATCGGTTGATCGTGGATGTATATAATGGTCTGGGGAACCAGACGACCGGTATCCATTGGCATGGATTCCGGCAGTATATGACGGGGACGATGGATGGGTCTTCGGATGTTACCCAATGTCCGCTTGCTCCTGGGAGTAAGATGACTTATGATTTTATG GCAAACCAAACGGGAACATATTGGTACCACTCGCATAACATGGGCCAGTATCCAGACGGCCTTCGTGGTTCTCTCATCGTTCACGATCCTGTGCCTCCGATCGGATTTGACGACGAATTCACACTGACCTTCACCGACTGGTACAACGAGCAAATGCCAACACTCCTGAACATCTACCAGTCCGAGGCAAATGGTGATGCATATGGTGGCCGTGAGCCGCTTCCCAATGCAACACTGATCAACGATGCATCTGACGCTAAGATTAAGGTCGAACCCAACAAGACGTATCTCGTACACATCGTCTGTCTGGGCAATTGGCCTGGGCATACATGGTTCTTTGAGGGTCATGACATGACCGTCGTCGAGGTGGACGGTGTCTATACTGTACCGTACCCAGTATCTGACAAGAAGCTGCGTATCACAACTGGGCAGCGTATGAGTGTCCTGATCCGTACGAAGCCCGATATCAGTCGCAACTATGCCATCTGGGATACTACGGATGTCAACATGATGTTCTTCTACGAACACCGAGATATCCCAGCGGGCTTTAACCCTAATGCTACTGCGTGGCTCGTCTACGATGAGGCAAAGGAGCTACCGCCGGCACCACCCGTTCACAACCTCGATCCTAGCTTGGACTTCATCGATGATGTGGAGTTTGTTCCCCTCGACAGGGAGCCGCTTCTGGAGCCTGTCGACAAGCAAATCATATTACACACGGGATCTGCCGAGATCAATGGCGTATCACGGTTTACCATCAACCGCCAGACGTATAGGGCACCGGAAGTGCCGACACTATACACTGCGTTGACAGCAGATGACCCCATGGACGAGGCGATATACGGACAGGTCAACCCAATGGTCGTGAACTATGGCGAGGTCGTCGAGATTGTGATCAACAACCACCACTCAAACTTGCACCCGTGGCATCTACATGGGCACCGGTTCCAGGTTCTGCAGCGGTCCGCTGTAGACGGGGGCATGTTTAATGGATACTTCACCAATATCTCATCGTCGCCTGTCCAGCGCGATACGATCATGGTGCAGAATAACGGCCACAGTGTTATCCGCTTCCGTGCCGATAACCCAGATAAGTTTCCCAACACCAATCGCAATTGA